In the genome of Paenibacillus pabuli, one region contains:
- a CDS encoding carbohydrate ABC transporter permease — MRSSVRERVGQTIIVFLLALLCISVIYPFLYMLAVSLNVGSDAAKGGVYLWPREFTLYNYEVVLGNSVIQHAYLITISRTIVGTFVGLLITLLAAYGLSYRSLPFRKSLLGYVLITMLFSGGLIPLYIQLHHLSLLNSFWVYIIPSAFSAWNMFVMMKFIQGIPEALIESAEIDGANPVRILFVIIMPLSKPMLAAIGLFTAVGHWNDWFSGAFYVSDQSLIPVQTFLQQLLSAQDISTVLGSNNNQEALARGTMLSNVTLMSIKMATVMVSALPILCVYPFLQKYFVKGVLIGSVKG; from the coding sequence ATGAGATCTTCCGTGAGGGAAAGGGTGGGCCAGACCATCATCGTGTTTCTGTTGGCACTTCTCTGTATTTCGGTAATCTATCCCTTCCTGTATATGCTCGCCGTCTCCTTGAACGTGGGCAGTGATGCCGCAAAGGGTGGTGTTTATCTGTGGCCGAGGGAGTTTACTTTGTACAATTATGAGGTTGTGCTTGGGAATTCCGTAATTCAACATGCCTACCTCATTACGATATCCCGTACGATCGTAGGTACTTTTGTTGGGTTACTCATCACACTTTTGGCGGCTTATGGCTTGTCCTATCGGAGTCTTCCTTTCAGGAAATCTTTACTGGGGTATGTGCTGATTACGATGCTGTTTAGTGGTGGATTAATCCCTTTGTACATCCAGCTTCATCACTTGTCATTATTAAACTCATTCTGGGTGTATATCATTCCGTCCGCTTTCTCGGCGTGGAATATGTTTGTGATGATGAAATTCATCCAGGGGATTCCGGAAGCACTGATCGAATCGGCTGAGATCGATGGGGCCAATCCTGTCCGCATTCTATTTGTCATTATTATGCCGCTTTCGAAACCCATGCTTGCAGCCATTGGTCTATTTACTGCAGTGGGGCACTGGAATGACTGGTTTTCTGGCGCGTTTTATGTTTCAGATCAGAGTCTGATTCCGGTTCAAACGTTTTTGCAACAGCTGCTGTCTGCCCAGGATATTTCGACTGTCCTCGGATCCAACAATAATCAGGAAGCGCTGGCCCGTGGTACCATGCTCTCTAACGTTACACTTATGTCCATCAAAATGGCGACAGTCATGGTAAGCGCGCTCCCGATCCTTTGTGTGTACCCATTCCTGCAAAAGTATTTTGTAAAAGGTGTGCTTATCGGCTCAGTAAAAGGATAA
- a CDS encoding ABC transporter permease produces MIERLAKYRWQYVMILPGAILLLLFSYIPMVGIQVAFKDFHIGSTMWSSEWVGLENFSFLQDEQFWIVVKNTIYIAILKFVFGFPAPIMLALLINEVKNNKYKRFVQSVSYLPHFFSWIVVAYILQSLLTLDGGLVNQLIEKFGGDSVFFLGSTEWFRPMIVVSGLWKEVGWNTILYLAAITTIDPQLYEAARVEGAGRLAQIRNITLPGIMPTISIVLILSMPGLIAVGMDQIYPLMNPANQPVADVLDTYILRNGLQQGYFGMATAVGLLSSVISLILVLCTNQMARKFNGEGLW; encoded by the coding sequence ATGATTGAACGACTGGCAAAATACCGTTGGCAGTATGTAATGATTCTACCTGGTGCGATTCTTCTGCTTCTTTTCAGCTACATTCCGATGGTGGGCATCCAGGTGGCATTCAAGGATTTTCACATTGGCAGCACGATGTGGAGCAGTGAATGGGTTGGTTTGGAGAACTTCTCATTCTTGCAAGATGAACAGTTCTGGATTGTGGTGAAGAATACGATTTACATCGCGATTCTCAAGTTTGTGTTCGGATTTCCAGCTCCGATTATGTTGGCCTTGCTCATTAATGAGGTGAAAAACAACAAATATAAGCGGTTTGTTCAATCCGTGAGTTATCTTCCGCATTTCTTTTCATGGATCGTGGTCGCTTACATTCTGCAATCCCTGCTGACGTTGGACGGTGGATTGGTCAATCAGTTGATCGAGAAGTTCGGGGGAGATTCGGTCTTTTTCTTGGGATCCACGGAGTGGTTCCGGCCCATGATTGTAGTGAGCGGTTTATGGAAGGAGGTTGGCTGGAATACGATTTTGTATCTGGCAGCGATTACGACGATTGACCCGCAGCTTTATGAAGCCGCAAGGGTGGAAGGGGCTGGGCGGCTCGCGCAAATACGCAACATTACCCTGCCGGGGATCATGCCGACCATCTCCATCGTGTTAATTCTCAGTATGCCTGGACTAATTGCCGTAGGCATGGATCAAATCTATCCGCTGATGAACCCGGCCAATCAGCCAGTCGCAGATGTGCTTGACACATATATTTTACGCAATGGCTTGCAGCAAGGTTATTTTGGAATGGCCACTGCGGTCGGTCTCCTTTCCTCGGTCATCAGTCTGATTTTGGTACTGTGCACCAATCAGATGGCGCGAAAGTTCAACGGAGAGGGGCTTTGGTAA